In one Deltaproteobacteria bacterium genomic region, the following are encoded:
- a CDS encoding phosphotyrosine protein phosphatase translates to MKKLLFVCSENRLRSPTAEAVFSRFEGVQAIGAGTNADASTPVSGDLIEWADLIFVMEERHRSKISRRYSKLLKNKRMIVLDVPDRYGYMQPELVEILKARVLNIIQISSMRRNLQSAM, encoded by the coding sequence ATGAAAAAGCTACTCTTTGTTTGCAGTGAAAACAGACTCCGCAGTCCCACTGCAGAGGCTGTGTTTTCCAGATTTGAAGGTGTTCAGGCTATCGGTGCCGGTACCAATGCTGATGCCTCTACACCGGTAAGTGGTGATCTGATTGAATGGGCGGACCTGATCTTTGTCATGGAAGAGAGACATAGAAGTAAAATAAGCAGGCGATATAGTAAACTGCTTAAGAACAAAAGAATGATCGTTCTCGATGTTCCTGACAGATATGGATATATGCAGCCTGAGCTTGTTGAAATTTTGAAAGCAAGAGTTCTCAATATTATTCAGATTTCAAGTATGAGAAGAAATTTACAGAGCGCCATGTAG